The Aggregicoccus sp. 17bor-14 DNA window GACGTGGCGCTGGTGGACCTGCGGCTGCCGGACGGCCAGGGCACGGCGCTCGCGCCGCGGCTCAAGGAGCAGGTGCCGGACGGCGAGGTGGTGCTGCTCACCGGCCTGGGCACGCTGGAGACGGCGGTGGCGGCGGTGCGCTCGGGGGCGTGCGCGTACCTGCTCAAGCCGTGTGCGACGCCGGAGCTCCTGCTCACGTTGGAGCAGGCGCTGCGCCAGGTGCGGCTGCACCGCGAGAAGCGCGAGCTCGCCCGGCGCGCGCAGGTGACGGAGAAGCTCGCGGCGGTGGGCACGCTGACGGCCGGACTGAGCCACGAGATCCGCAACCCGCTGAATGCGGCCGCGCTGCAGCTCACGGTGCTCGAGCGGCGGGTGCGCAAGCTGGAGGCGCAGGCGCAGGAGCCGCTGCTCGAGCCGCTCTTGCTGGTGCGCGACGAGATCCGCCGCCTCGACCACATCCTGGAGGACTTCCTGCAGTTCGCGCGGCCGCGCGAGTTCCAGCCGAACCCGGTGGACGTGGGCGCGCTGCTCGCGCGGGTGCAGAGCCTGCTCTCCGGTCAGGCGGAGCAGAAGGGCGTGGCGCTGGTGGCCGAGCCCACGCAGGCGGGCGCGGTGCGCGGGGACGAGGAGCGGCTGCGGCAGGTGCTCTTGAACCTCGCGCTCAACGCGCTGGAGGCGACCCCCGCCGGAGGCCGCGTGCGCTTCAGCGCCGAGGCCCACGGGGACGAGGTGACCCTGCTCGTGGACGACACGGGCCCCGGGATTCCACCCAAGGTGCGAGAGCGGCTCTTCGAGCCCTTCTTCACCACGAAGGCGAGCGGCAGCGGCCTGGGGCTCTCCATCGTGCACGCCATCGTCACGCAGCACGGCGGCAGCATCGAGGTGGGAGACGGCCCGCTCGGCGGCGCCCGCTTCACCGTGCGGCTGCCGGCGGCCGAGTAGTCACGAGAGAGCGCAGCTGCGTCAGTGTCCCCTCTCCCTCTGGGAGAGGGTCCTGACCATTAGCCACGTTTCGATGTCTCCTCGGTTGTTGAGGGGGCATGGGACTGCTCTTGAGAGATGAGGGGCCGCGGCGCTGGGCGCAGGAGGAGTTTGAGAGCCTGGAGCTGGGGCACGCGCTGCGCGAGGCGAGCGTGCGCAAGCTGGCGGCCGGCGCGCGGGCCGCGCCACACGGGCGGCTGACGCAGGTATTCGAGGAGGGCCCTGCGCTGCAGTCGGCCTACCGCTGCCTGGAAAACCCGAGGGTGTCGGCCTTGGCGGTGGGGCGCGCGGCGTGGGCTGCGTGCGTGCAGCGCGCGTGCAGCCGGGGCTTTGCCACCCTCATCGTCCCGCTGGACCAGTCCACCTTGAGCCTCGCCGACGCGCACCGCACCCGCGGCCTGGGCCCGGTGGGCAAGCGCAGCGCGGGCGCGCGCGGGCTGGAGGTGATGACGGCGCTGGGCGTGGCGCCCACGGGCGAGGTGCTGGGGCTCTTGGGCCAGGCGTACTGGAAGCGCGACGAGAGAGCGCCCGCCAGGCCCGCGTGCACCCGGCCGCTGGCGCGCAAGGAGACGCGCTACTGGCTGCACGTGGCTGCGCGGGCGGTGGCGGCCGCCCGGACGGCGCCCGGCCGCTTGCGGCTGTGGCTGCAGATGGACCGCGGCGCGGACTTCCACGAGGCGCTCGCCTGGGCCGACAGCGTGCGCGCTCGCCACGACGTCACCATTCGCGCCGCCCACGAGCGGCGCTGCCTGGCGCCCGAGGAGGGCTACCTGTGGGACTGCGTCGAGGCGAGCGAGGTGCTGGCGCGCACCAGCGTGTACGTGCCGGCGCGCCACGGCGAGCCCTCGCGCTGGGCCCACGTGGAGGTGCGCAGCAGCCCCGTGCTGCTGCAACTCAAGGACCGCAGGACGGGCCGCAAGGGCGCCGTCGTCCTCACGGCCGTGCAGGTGAGGGAGGTGGGGCATACGGGCGGGCCGAAGCGCAAGCCTGCGAGGCCCCTGCACTGGCTGCTGCTCACCACGCGCGAGGTGCAGGGCACCGAAGACGCCCTCGCGGTGCTGCAGGCCTACTGCCTGCGCTGGCGGGTGGAGGACTTCCACCGCGCCTGGAAGGGCGGCGCCTGCCACGTGCAGGACACGCAGCTGCACCACCGCCGCGCCATCCTCACCTGGGCTAGCCTCCTGGCCAGCGTGGCCACCCAAGCCGAAGCCTTGAAGACGCGGGGCACCGAGGAGCCGGACGCCCCGGCCACCGAAGTGCTGTCCGTGCAGCAGCTGCGCGCCGCCCTGCTGCTGCGCGGCAGCGAGGACGTGAGCGAGGAGGCCGCTCGTGAATTGACGCTGCTGGACGCCAAAGTCCTCATCGGCCGCCTCGGCGGCTGGACGGGCTACTACTCCGGCGCCCCACCCGGGACGCAGACGCTGATGCGCGGCCTGGAGCGCGTCAACGTCGCTGCCCAGACGCTGGATGCCTATGAGCGCCTGCATCCGCCCGAACGTGGCTAATGGTCAGGAGAGGGTCGGGGTGAGGGATTGCGTTAGGCTGCGCATCCCGTGCTCCCGCTCCAACTCGCGCTGACGCCCGCCGTCCCCGCCGTGCTGCTCGGCGGCATCTGGTTGGGGGTGCGGCTCGTCCGCTGGGCGAAGCAGAGGCCCGCGGACGCCGCCAGTGCGCTGCTCACCCTCTACACGAGCGCAGCAATGCACGATCCCGAGGGCCCTCACGACGGGCCTGAGGCGCACTGAATCCCGCGCGAAGGACTCAGCGCGCGCGGCGCCAGAACGTGGGCCGCCAGTAGTACCGGTCCGCACCCGCTGGGGCCCGCTCCCGCGCGTCTTCGTCCCAGTCCGCGAAGGAGTCCTGCTCGGGGTCGATGGGCCGCCAGGTGGGGTCCCGTGCGTCGTCGCTCGTCGCGGCCCGCACGCTTGCGCGCATGGACTCCACGCACGCGCCGAAGCGCCGGTAGTTGCGCTGCGCCTCGAGCAGCGTGATGTGGTTCGCCCCGCCCTCCAGCGTCGTGGCGAACTCGAGCTGCAGTCCGTCGTCCTCCCAGAAGCAGATGGGGCAGATGTCGTAGGAGCCCGGCGGCTCGCTGAACTGCAGGTAGCCGCAGCAGGGACAGGGATGGGGCTCGTTCATCGCGGCCTCCCCTACCGTGGCGCTGCCTGCACCTCGAGCAGCACGTGCCCGCCCACCGTCACCGCCTGGCTCGTCACCCGCAGGGCGTAGAGCGTCCCCGCATCCAGCGGGTGGGTGAGCGTCGGGCAGTCGGGGCCCTCCGAGCGCACCTCGGCGAGCCGCGTGGTGCCCGAGGCATCGAAGAGCTCGAGCGCCGTGACCTTGCCCGCGCAGGAGGCCAGCGTGAAGGTGTGGAGGCCGGTGCCGGCCGGCTGCACCTTGAGCCAGCTCGGAGGCTGGTCGCTGGAGGAGAAGAGGCCGTGGCGGCACCCATCGCCCGCCTGGACCGTCTGCGCTTCCGCGAGGGAGGTGCGCGCCTGGCCCGTGCCCACGCAGTGCAGCTCGGCGAGCAGCGGCTGCAGGGACGCGTAGGAGACCACCCCCTCGCGCCTGCCACAGGTCGCGTCGTGCTCGTTGCCGTGCTGCGCCTGCTCGACTCCGGCCGCGTCCACCACGGAGAGCGTGTACTCGAGGAGGTCCTGTGTGCAGTCCTCCATCCCCTTCACGACCGTGGCGTGGGAGAGCGCGTCGCGCTGCGCGGGCGTGAGCGCCTCGCGGGGGGCGCTCCACTCGAAGGATCCGCCCCAGTAGCCGAAGGCCTCCAGCGTCACCCGCTGGTAGTCCCCTCCTTCGACCACGGCGTGCGCCCCGCCGTCGGAGGAGCACGCACTCGCGAAGGCCCCCAGGGCCAGCGCCACCACCACGCCTCGCATCGGGTGAAGAGCCATGACCGCCGCACCCTACAGGCCGTTTGCGGCGCTCGCGCAACCGGGGATGTTCGATTTTCGGCCGGGCCCGCCTGGCCGCTCTCGTGCCCGGAGAGCAGTGCCCCTTGCACCCCGCGCGATGTCCTTTGAGGGACGCGCGGTTCATCCAGCAGCGGTCACCGCGGGCCTCACGGCGTCGCCGCTGCGCTCGCTCGCCTGCCGCTCCTGTCTTGCAACTGAATGACATCTGTACGGGAGGCCCAGGTGTGCACCACCGGTCCTCACTGCGCAGCTTTGCCCCAGGGGACGGGGTGTCCCGTGGGGTGCACGACATGCGAGGGGCGTCTCGAAGGCGAGGCGCGGGACGGGGCGCGAGATGACGGGGCTGGGACTGGGATTGCTGGTGAGTGTGATGGTGGCGTCCACGCAGACGGTGGCGCCGGTGTCTGGAGGAAACGCCCTCACCCTGCCCGCCCAGCGGCACGTGGTGCGCGTCGCCGGGCGCTACGTGCTCGCGCTGCAGCAGGGCGGCCAGCAGGGGCGCACGCTGGGGCTGTTCCGCAGCAGTGACGGGCAGAGCTGGAGCTACCTGGGCTCGCTGCCTGGCACCGCCCGCACCGACCGCGCGGACCTCGTCGCCGTGGGCAATGACATCGCGCTCGTCTACTCGATGGAGACGCCCGATAGCGCCGGCATCAACGGCTCCACCGAGCACGACGTGTACTTCCAGTGGTGGCGCTACAGCGCCTCGCGCGGCACCTGGTCGCCGGACCGCCCGCTGCGCGTCTTCGATTCGCGCTCCAACAGCACCGCGTACTACCGCGCCGAGCTCGCGCGCGACTCACGCGGGCGCCTGTGGGTGCAGGCCTTCAAGAAGGAGAGCAACGGGCGCTCGAGCGTTGCCATCGCGGTGAGCACCGACAGCGGCAATACCTTCCGCGAGCAGCCCCTGCTGGACTCGGGGCTGCCCAACCGCGGCGGCGGCCGGCTGCT harbors:
- a CDS encoding ATP-binding protein, whose amino-acid sequence is MQEAAVPHRPRVLVVDDNAQLLDNMQELLEDAGYDVSTAGSCAGALERARAGFDVALVDLRLPDGQGTALAPRLKEQVPDGEVVLLTGLGTLETAVAAVRSGACAYLLKPCATPELLLTLEQALRQVRLHREKRELARRAQVTEKLAAVGTLTAGLSHEIRNPLNAAALQLTVLERRVRKLEAQAQEPLLEPLLLVRDEIRRLDHILEDFLQFARPREFQPNPVDVGALLARVQSLLSGQAEQKGVALVAEPTQAGAVRGDEERLRQVLLNLALNALEATPAGGRVRFSAEAHGDEVTLLVDDTGPGIPPKVRERLFEPFFTTKASGSGLGLSIVHAIVTQHGGSIEVGDGPLGGARFTVRLPAAE
- a CDS encoding IS4 family transposase, whose product is MGLLLRDEGPRRWAQEEFESLELGHALREASVRKLAAGARAAPHGRLTQVFEEGPALQSAYRCLENPRVSALAVGRAAWAACVQRACSRGFATLIVPLDQSTLSLADAHRTRGLGPVGKRSAGARGLEVMTALGVAPTGEVLGLLGQAYWKRDERAPARPACTRPLARKETRYWLHVAARAVAAARTAPGRLRLWLQMDRGADFHEALAWADSVRARHDVTIRAAHERRCLAPEEGYLWDCVEASEVLARTSVYVPARHGEPSRWAHVEVRSSPVLLQLKDRRTGRKGAVVLTAVQVREVGHTGGPKRKPARPLHWLLLTTREVQGTEDALAVLQAYCLRWRVEDFHRAWKGGACHVQDTQLHHRRAILTWASLLASVATQAEALKTRGTEEPDAPATEVLSVQQLRAALLLRGSEDVSEEAARELTLLDAKVLIGRLGGWTGYYSGAPPGTQTLMRGLERVNVAAQTLDAYERLHPPERG
- a CDS encoding CPCC family cysteine-rich protein — its product is MNEPHPCPCCGYLQFSEPPGSYDICPICFWEDDGLQLEFATTLEGGANHITLLEAQRNYRRFGACVESMRASVRAATSDDARDPTWRPIDPEQDSFADWDEDARERAPAGADRYYWRPTFWRRAR